One stretch of Myxococcales bacterium DNA includes these proteins:
- the tmk gene encoding dTMP kinase, protein MERGLLIVFEGLDGCGKSTQLDLLSDLLCERLRAEQRPVVRTKEPTDGPVGTRIRKMARSDERVSPEQELEWFMEDRREHVREVLEPGLANGAIVLSDRYWLSNVAYQGARGLDADEILRANRSEFPEPDLALIFEIPAAAGLARVNARGGIAEPAFEELEFLTRAEKIFGSMDLPWARRIDARPGVSEIHAAVVEAVVELDAERFHGLGAVGAR, encoded by the coding sequence GTGGAGCGCGGATTACTGATTGTCTTTGAAGGCCTGGATGGATGCGGGAAGAGCACTCAGCTCGATCTGTTGTCCGACCTGTTGTGCGAAAGGCTGCGCGCGGAACAACGTCCGGTCGTTCGCACCAAAGAACCCACCGACGGTCCAGTGGGAACGCGCATTCGCAAAATGGCGCGCTCGGATGAACGCGTTAGCCCCGAGCAGGAGCTCGAGTGGTTCATGGAAGATCGCCGCGAGCATGTACGCGAAGTACTCGAGCCCGGGCTGGCCAACGGCGCCATCGTGTTGTCCGATCGCTACTGGCTTTCGAACGTCGCCTACCAGGGAGCCCGGGGTCTCGACGCCGACGAGATTCTGCGCGCCAACCGCAGCGAATTTCCCGAACCCGACCTTGCCCTGATCTTCGAAATTCCAGCCGCCGCGGGTCTCGCCCGGGTCAACGCCCGGGGTGGGATCGCGGAGCCCGCATTCGAAGAACTCGAGTTTCTCACCCGCGCGGAGAAAATTTTTGGGTCGATGGACCTGCCCTGGGCCAGAAGAATCGACGCACGTCCCGGGGTTTCTGAAATTCACGCCGCAGTCGTCGAGGCAGTCGTCGAACTCGATGCCGAGCGGTTTCACGGCCTTGGGGCCGTGGGCGCGCGATGA